The genome window TTCTGTGTGTGTTTGAAAAATTTGCTTTTCTGGAGCTGTAGCTCCAAATTTAAGCACACATAGTGTCTGGTTAAAACTGCAACCCTGCTGAATCAAATCAGTTAAAATGAGACTGTGAATGAGTTGTCTGCCTGCATTGGTGACTACAGCAAAAGAACAGATAGGCCTACGGTAGAGCTGATCCACAGATCAAGTTTATAGTCTTCTTGTAAAGGATGTTGGAAGTTTCAATTTCTAATATGAGCAGACAGCTAAATTTTATTTTGCTCCAGACTCCCAACAAATAATAAGGAAGAGGGAAGCATGGAAGTTGAACTAAAAGCCTGAATAAAAAAGACTTCTTGTATCTGGTTGCTGGAAGTCAAAGCAAATTGTGTTTGAGGAGTGCAGGGGAAGAAAAGAGCCAATTTTCTAACTGAAAATCTGGATCCTAACGTTTAGCATGGGTACTCTATAATGGGTGCAGTAGATTAATACTGAGAAATCTATAGAATGATTAGAAATGTGCAGCTATCTTTAAGTCTGCATAAGATCATTGGAATCAATGAGCTTAGGCACATCTAACTGCATAGGAGTAGGGTGTTGGCAGGCTTCTCTGCTGCACCACTACATTCTCAAGGTCACAGCCTCTGCAGCCAGGATGCAATGGTTATAAAATGCTAAAAGGCTGTGAGTAAGTGCTGGTACTGCACTGGGCTGTGGTTTCTGCTTAATACACTTTTGGATGGGTTTGGCATTCTGCTTCTAGCCGCCGAGTGTCACTGCAGCAAGTGGCTGACTGCAGTAGAATGGGTGTATACTGTACTTAGTCTGTGACAGACTGGTGCTTCGATCCTGATCCAATATATGGAAGGCCAGAATGGTAATGAAGTAAATTAATATAGCCAATAGTAAGTCAACCTCTCATTAGTATTCATTTTGTCAAACTTGTGGTGTTGTCATACAGTTCCAAGTTGTTGCATTGATGGATGCGGCATAAACCAGAAGATTCTAGAACTGCAAAGATTATGGCAAAAGTCTTGATATAGACCAATGTAGTTTTTGCAGCAATGCTATGGAATGCAAGTTGTTGCTGGAGCAGATTATTTATGCTGTGTTCTATGATGATATATGAAATCTATACTGAGAAATAAGGTTTCCTTTTTACAGTAACGTTGTGAAAATGTGTTAACAAATATATAGTGGGTTGCAAAATTCTCTATTGTCATTTGCCAGGAATCCAAATATATTTCTATACAGAGCAATGTAGAAATTGCTGTGAGAGGCTGCAGAATCGAGTTTTTTGcaacaaaatggcttctgcttcCTGTAGTGTGGCTGCCTAGATGTTGTATGGCATGCTACATTATAACAAAATCAGTGAAAATGATGCATTTCTAAGTAAAAACCTCTTGACTAATGCCTTTGCTTCTTGCCCAAAGGCTGGTTAATTGGTTTGATTCATTTAATATCTCCTTGCTTGGGTGCTTGGGAACCACTTGGTTGGCAAGTGTTGGTAAAACTGGTATCATTTGCATAGAACAGTTAGGTACATTGCTTTCTTGTAGAATTACTGGAGTTGAACATCTGGCAAGCACCTTTTCCAGAAGGAATTGCTACTTGCCTCAGGCAAGCACATAAATGGTTAATAGTAAGGCAGCTGTAGCAGGGAAGCTTAGAGTCTTTGGAGTTACCTTATGTGTAAATCTGTTATTGCCATCCTCTGTTTTTTAATAGTCATCCAATATCCATCTTTTTACAAATTAGCAATAATGTATGACAGTGAGGTGATCTTGCTCAAGGTCAAAGTGGTGAGATATGATTATGATAGAGGCTAAGAATGTGATGCTGGTTCTGTATTGCACAACCACCATAACTTAGAGGGAGAAATGATGAATACAGGGACCTTAGGCTAATAAGGAACTGTGTCTCtattctctcccctgcccctatGTATTTTGTGGGCACTGTCCTACTGCTTGTTGCTAGACTGATGTATTCAGGAATAGAATTTCTCATGGCAGAAGCCGAAGGTGGAATGAAAGGGAGAAGCATTTTCTGTTTGCAAGAGTTCATACTCTCATGGTTTTTTAAACCTCTAGCTTAGACTTGACACTGATGAGGCCAGCATGATATAAATCAAACTTGCAGAGTTGTCCTGCTAAATGCAGAAGGAGGGTCTCAGGAACACAAATGGAGATAGTAATGCTTATATAACTGTCTTGAAAATGTGATGCTATGTTCTCTTGATTCATAAACTTGGTTAGCATCTGCTTCTCATTTTGGGCAGAAGCGCTTTGCAAATAGCTGTTTTTATGTGTTTAGTATTCTGCCATCCCCTTCACGGCAAAGGTACCACTGCTTAAGGCACATGGGTTATGCACAGGCTGCGGAAGCAAAAAGTAGATTGAAATCTGAAGACCTTGGTAGGTAGCTGATACAATAACCTCTGTGTTGGGAATTACTGTTCCAGCATTGTTGAACTTGTAAGATAAATAGCCATTTCACAATTAATCAGAGCTATTGCCATATACTGCATGTATTTTTCATCTCTGTAAAGATGTGGTTGACAAGATTTTTCTAATATTTGCTCAGTAAGGTAGAATTGGACTATAGTCCACCTAAGATGGCTCCCAAAATTTGTAATTTCAGTATAAATTCTGGTACTGTTTCCAAATAACCTTTTTTTGTTACTAGTGTAGGAACTAGTATTTTAGAATCTTGGGTCTGATTCTTGCGCTAGTATTTCTAGAAAAGCAAGTTACTTGGAAAATGTTTGAAGATGCACTTCTAAGAATTGTCAGATGTGCTTGACCACTCCTCCCTACCCCAAGCTCTTCTTTGTTATAACCACTTTTTGGCCGGTAGTTCCTGATGTGTGTTAAGAACACAGTTTTGAAAGGATGCTGAAAAAACAGCAGTGATGGGGGAGCAAAGGAATCTCTAATAGTTACAGCAAGTTCAGTTGAGCAAAAGTTAACAAGTGTCTTGAAATCCTGTTTCAGTATTTCTAGGTAGAGAAACGGTAGATAGGTCAGCCAGCAAAATGAATCATCACCGAAGTAGCTCACCACCCATGGAGCCAGGTAGCACATCAGTTAGTGTTAAAGTTTTCAGGTAAGCAAACTTCTTGAAGGGCTTCTGATGAAATTTAAATACAGCACCCTTCTCCATGAGCTGTTAAAATCAGTGTAACTAGCGGTAAGATCTTCTTTTGATTTATATGCTACAACAATAATAGTGAGCCTGCATGTTCACAATACTGTGTTCAGAAAGGCTCCCTGTTCCATGTCTGTTCATTCACAAATGAAGTTCTCAACAATGAGTAAAGAACATCTTGGAGCAGAAAATCCAATTCCAGGATCCCTTTGATACCCATTTGAAGAACTTTTCTCCAAGTGATCTTCTGTGTAGATGCAAGTTATTTAGGAGCTTACTTTTACATATAGTTCTTGAAACTTGGTTAAACTAGCATGGTTTATCTGAATATGAAAAATATTTGTATTATCCCTTCTGCATATTGAGGGCTTTGTTTACCTATTCAGAAGCATCCAAAGCTGTTCTCCAGGTTAGCAATCCTAGATGACTGGCTTGACTATAAAGCCCACTTTAACATAGGCAGGAATACTGGGAAGTTTGGGCCATTCATCCTCACTTTGTCTCAGGTAAGTGTGCGATGAAACCTCATAATGTACTTGAAAGAATGTGTAGAAAACAAGTATACTCTTATGTATGCTAGCTTTTTTTATTTAGCTGAGATTCAGCTATCTTACATAGAAACAGCAAAGTAAATCTCActtcaggagaggagggggaaagtatTAGAGTTATCCTTGGAATGGAGGCTCCCTTCAATTTTGAAAGTATCCCAGAGTGTAAAGTATTAGGCCTTTTGGCATCCCTCTGGGGTTTTACTCTACAAGGCTGTTTTGCCAGTGATTGTACACTGTCTGGGTGCTCCACTGACCTTCAATGGTACAATTGACACTCCCACTTATGTGACATGGTCTTTCTATGAGAACTGCATCGTGGCACACAGACATAATGGAGCTGTTTGCCATCTCCAAGCGTTTTGACCATGTGGCCTGCCAGAAGTAACTTGGCAGACAGCATGTTCAAGGTCTCATGTCAGGGGTGCTTGGTTTAATCAAAGGACAATACAAAACGTCTGGCAAATTAAGGAATGGACAGTCTCTTAAGATGTCTGTTTACTAAACTTGCAATTAACATTAATTTTGCTAGATGAAGTGATAAATGGCATACTCTTTTCCTGAAATGTGCAACCAAGCTCCCAGCTGTTTAGTAAATCCCTTCCTGAAACTCACTTGTCTGGCATAATGCAAACCATATAATATGCATGGCTTGCCAGAAATAATCGTGCGATGAGAGTATTGTAGCCACGTGTTGTatccagagtagacccaatgaaattaataaacatgactaactttggtctgttaatttcagtggatctactctgagtgaaacttagttggatacaagctATTAGTTCTTACATTCAAGAAAATGACCTTGCCAGATGTAGTTTGGATCTGCAAAGTTTGGCTGTGAACAAATATAACAGGAGTGACAgtagattttttttcctgtggggTGAGCCCAGTTTCCTCCAACCTTCATAATAAAGACAGGCATACATACTAGCAATTGGAATGCTGATTCAGTTGTCAGTCGTTCCCCTGTACTTCAGGTGGGTATATTTTTTAAGTGCCACATATAGGGATTTTCCCCAAGCAGAATCAATGTAAACAACTGCTAAACTGACTTGGGAGGGAAGGGAGTTCACAATGTCACAGGAATCAGCCAATCAGTGTTGTATACAGCCAGCTTCTGATCCAGACTTGAAGCTCAAGTTCCGGAGCCCAATCTGGGAGCACAAATTGACTGAATAAAATGTTTGGAATGTACTTCCCAAGTGCTTTTACTGTGTAAGTAACATTATGTCTGTATGTAGCCTTTTGTTTTACTTTCCCATTGTATCTATTGACCGCAGACCAATTTCAAGATATAGATCTGGTGACATATGAGAATTCTCTTGAGTAAGAAGCAGATCTCTCTCTTGTTTGGCTGTACACTATCCCATGAAAGTGTGTCACATGTAACAGTGTAAATCATTGTAAGCAGAggttgcaggaggagagagttaaATATGACAAAATGAAGCCTATCATTTATAGGAAAGCCCTGAACTTAAATCTTGGTGGTTTGTCTACCTTAATGATTGAGCTGTTGGAGAAGAATCGGGAATatctggggaaaaaaataaacatctttgaatCAACCCACATGAGAGTTTAATGacaaccccccccctcaaaaaaaaaaatcttgaggaTGGTAGTTTTAGGGATAGGACTGAAAATTAAGAATTTCTCAGCTCCCATCATAGAATTTCAGTTCTGTATTTTCCATGGCAAGTGAGAATGACTTCAAATCTCTTGTGTTGTGTGTGCTTTAACTACACCTGTCAAGCCAGCATGCTTACTCCTTTCTAACACTTCCAGGCTTGAGATCAGTGAAGGATCTCCTCCTAAAATCTCTCCAGAACCAGTACCACCTACCCCAGAGACAGAGCCACCTACCCCACAGCCAGAGCCAGCTACCCCAGAGCCAGAACCAGAAGCtccacctcctccaccaccacctccaccacctccaaAACGTATGGCTGAACTAAATGTTGGAATCAATGGGTAAGAATTTTTCAAAATGAGTGGTTGCTTTTGGTGGCTTGTAGGTAACATAAAGTTCATGGTGCATAGCTTGATGAAGACATTGACTGAAGAGGGCAAATTCTATATTGGTGATTCTTAGGAAAGAGATTGAAGATAAAACTGTCAGTgcttgtacaaatctatggtgcagttgcacttggaatactatgtataGTTCTGGTAGCTGTATCTCAAAATGGAtaatgtagagctggaaaagggccaCCAAAATGATGGGCTGGAACAATGTCCCTACAAGGAAAAGTTATATCATTTGGAGttcttagtttagaaaaaaaagcaaGTAAGGTGGACGTGGGTGAGATTATAAAATGATGCACAATGTGGAGAAAGCGGGTAACGAGTAGTTTTCCACCCTCCCATGCAATACTAGAGCCCAGgatcattcagtgaagctgaatgttggaaggctcACGACAGGCCAAaagaagtacttcacacaatgtGGTGTTATAAATTATGAAATTTGCTACCATAAAATGTAGgaaaacctggatggctttaaaaagggactAGAtacatacatggaggataaggctgtcagtaggTACCAGCCATGATGGTAGTGTATTGTCTCCGGTATCAAGAGGGATTAGGTCTCTCAATACTAGTTTCCGGCGAGcgcaagtgggaagagtgttcCTGCGCTTATGTTCTGCTTGCAGGTGTCCCAttggcatatggttggccactatgagaacaggatcctgggctTGGTAGGCCTTGGTCTAAGCCAACAAGGTACTTATAAGTAGGAACTTATTTTCAAAACTTCGTGGTTTGAATGAAACAAGCTAACTTCACTCCAAAGAATCTGTAACCAGAGCTTGCAACTTGGGTCACTTGAGTATCTACTCCCAAGATAGCAAAATGATAGTGGAGGGAGATGGAAGCGCTGGATCTTAATTCtgcttttaaagctttacatCTTCAAGGAATCTTTTTCCATGCTAGTTGTCTGCTTGAGAAGCTTCTTACGTGTCTGCCATGTAACCCTTGCGTGCTGCAGAGGATCCTGGGGCCTGTTCTTGGACAGGTTTGGTTAAACATCAGGCTTGTTGGagccatttttttttgtttactgGGATGATGATGAGGTTCATCATGTGGAACCAAAATGGTGGGCAATTGCCTGTTGTACCCTTTGAGTTACATTCTAGGATGACTAGCACATACAAATATCAGATTATGTGCAAATTACTATTGATTAGGTGTTCTGAACAGCCCAAgttatttattactttattttcatttaacaatttacataccacttgattgtagaaaagCCCCTCTAAAttgtttacaaaagacattaaaattattgataaaaaagttaaaatgagtaattaaaacatttaaaacagcaacaaagtaagaaaattaaaatacatcaaacttgtgtgtgtgttgctagGGTAAAATAACTGGAGGATCTGAAATTCTTGTCAGTCTGTTGCTAATCTTCGAGCAATCTGCCAGTAGAtccagatctaccttctgcctatCCCTGTTCTAGGTTGCATGCTTGGTTTGTATGTCCAGGTCTTCTGAGCCGCAGAGTCACTCATAATGAACTGAGCATGTATGCTACAACAAACCCAATGTTCCCCTGTGCCAAATGTTGCAGAGAAATGCAGATAACGATGAGCACAATTTTTCAGGGAAGATTGTCTACTGTTACTCATCTTCTCCATTAAAGGGACCTTCTGATAAAGTTCCTAGGAACCCCCGTGTTTTCTGGAACACAGTTTGGAAGCATACTGTTTGGAACATGTACACCTGTGTGCAAAATTGTGGGCAAGTTGCACTTGGCGTAACGTCTTATAATTGAGATTGATGAATGTTTTCTAATTTGGCTGACTGAACAGAGGTTTCTAGTATAAGAAAACAAAATTAATAGCAGGAATGTCTTGCTCCTGAATGCCTGCTCaatgggtagccaacatggtgcccctcATActgtggactagaactcccatcagccccagctggcatcaccaatgatcagggatgatgggaattgtaggctgccacatctggaggactatCTCTAAGTACCCAGGGCTTCTAACAAAGTTTTGAGCTTTGGGTCTCACTAAAAAACGCCTTTTAATGTTGTGGAAGCCTTCATTGCTGCCTCAAGACAGCTTGTTCTAGTAATCTCTTCTGCTTGCTTGAGTCATGCAGAAGAGTTGGAAAACATTTGCAACTCTAATAGTTGACTTCTCTCCTTCTACAGATTTGGACGTATCGGGCGCTTGGTCCTCCGAGCCTGTGTAGAGAAGGGGATCAAAGTTGTAGCTGTCAATGATCCTTTCATTGACCTCAAATACATGGTAATGGATTAGTTGTGTCTTACTGAACTCCAAATTCATAGTGATACTTGATAAACTGAAAAGGAGGATTTTTATGGTAAAGTGGTGAATGATCAGAACTGTGACGGCTAGACAGCTGGCACCATCTCTAGGTGAAATTTACACTTGACACGTTAACAACCCATTTGCATAGCAGCTTacatgagtaaatcccagtgCATGTAGTTGTGAAGTATGTGAAAATGGAATCAGAAAATTGGGATGGTACAGTTGACATGGGTTGTTCCTATGCAGATGGTATGAATGGCCCTATGCAAACATGCTATCAGTGTATGAATACCACGTGTGTAGTGGGTTGGGGCGATCTGCACAGTCTCCATGCTGTCTGCATAAGGCGTTTTTTCTAGCCAAGAAAGTAACAAATGGTGCCATCTGTTTAGCATAATATGGTTGTGACtgactcctctcttcttccttagGTCTACATGTTCAAGTATGATTCTACACATGGGCGCTTCAAGGGAGAAGTGAAAGCTGAAGATGGCAAACTAGTAGTGAATGGTTCAAAAATCTCTGTATTCCAGTGGTAAGTGGGGATAAAAGGAGTCAAGCCTACCTGGTCCTCGTGTCACATTGCGTGTATCCTTGTTCCTAGTAGACATTTTTTGCAGAGGTGTGGGGAGAATGTATATGAATGTTAGGACATGGGTAAAAATGTACGAGATGTTTATAGAGGTGTGGTGTGGAGTAGACAAGCCTATACAGCATCTAGTTCTGGTCTTAGTGTCTTATGCTTGACAGTGATACTATATATGGGCTCGAAAAGCATTTCATTAGTGCAGAGAACAGTTTATTCAGACTTCATTTTTCAGAAACTCTTGGTCAGTTTTAAAGATGCTTCATCTGTAGTATAGTTCAGTAGATACATGACTGCTAACCTGCATGTCTGCTCTGGCTGCGAATCCTTTCCTGGAGGGTTCCTTTGCATCTCTATATACTGAACTTAACAGTGCATCTTCGTGGTTGTAGTTCTATGCTTGAGCAGAAGTCCAGCAGGCAGCTATTGATAAAAGGCCTACAATCCTTGTATTTCACAGCATGAAACCAACTGAAATCCCTTGGGGAGATGCAGGAGCTTTGTATGTAGTAGAGTCCACTGGAGTCTTTCTCACCGTTGATAAGGCTTCGGTAAGTATTTGGAGGGGTAACctgtgtagcttgctcagaaaaGGGCCCTCCTGCGAGCTTATACTGGGCTTCCTTATAGATGCTTGGTTTTTAACTGTATGGGTGTAGAACTCTGTGTTGGAGCGTGcagccttttatttatttgtgtgctATATTTCCATCCTAGTTCCAGTGCTGTCTGCATGGCAGAGGTTGATGTTCAGTGACTGGTTGACTAAAACCTGCCTTCTTCTACAGGCTCATCTCCACGGTGGAGCCAAGCGAGTAGTAGTGAGTGCACCATCTCCTGATGCTCCTATGTTTGTGATGGGAGTCAATCATGAGAAGTATGATCCATCTAGCATGAATATTGTGAGGTAAGACTCAATGCTGGGGTGGAGAAGTAATTCAAGGCCAGACATCTGTGGATACTATTCAGTGAAAGAGcagatgcatacaaaatgtatgcaGGGGGCTTCAGCTCCTGCCTGCAGGTAGAGGAGTTAGGCTTGGTGGCAAGGTGACAAGAAGAAAAATCTTTCTCTCCATTTCCACAGAATAACTGAGCTTGTATTGCAAAACAACATGCTAATGTAGGGAGGGTGGTACAGTACATTCAAAGTGTACTCCCAAATGGTTGGGGAGCTTCTAACCTAGATAGGAAGCTGACGATTTACAGATGCTTGTTCAAGATACTCTGATTAAGAGGAAAGCCTGAAAATGGGACACTGCTGTAACAATCCAAGCTTGGGGCATGAATTTTACCTCTTAATAGGACAGCAAGCCAAGCTGCTTATGGAATGGAACCCTGGTGCGTGGAAGTCTTGTTAGTATTTGAGAAGTTAAGGTTTGTTGAAGGGTATACTTTAGTAGCAGCTGATacaataggttgtatccaacactagtCCCATTTGAAGTAGGCCCATTTAAATTGGTggacgtgactaacttaggtccattaatttcagtgggtttactctgaatacaacccatataaAAAATCTGTGGTTGTGGTGTGAGTTCATGTGTGTTACACAAGATGAAACTGAGGCTTCCCACTGCATGCGTGGTTGGTTGGGTGATAAACTAACTTAATGTGTACTACTTGCTTTTCAGCAATGCTTCCTGCACCACCAACTGCCTGGCACCTTTGGCCAAGGTCATTCATGACAGTTTTGGCATTATGGAGGGCCTTATGGTAAGAGCAACACAAGATTGTCTGTGAGCTTGCATCTAAGAGGAGGACCTTGGACAAAACTTGAATAACTCCACTGCTCTCCTGTAGCTAGGATAGTCTGGAAGAAGCTAAATTTCTTAGAGCACATCCCCTGTAGTTTTTAGTATCTCACTATAGGAAACATTGAACAAATCAGTGGCCATTTTAGTATTCAAAacgttattaaattaattaatattacagaatatatattaaatattattaCAGTGCCATTCAGTCTTTAATTGCCAAGCTTCCAGGTAAAAGTACAGAAGAGTTAAATCTCGTCTGTACCTGTCATATGATCATGTATTGACTTTTTATGGTTTACATCAGTATTAATACTTCTGCAAATCACGTTTGCCTTTTCACTGATTACCTGCTGATAAGCAAAAAAAAGTACTTTAGTATGCAGCTCAGTCTTTAAGTACCAGTCAAGATTAGAGTTCCTACTCCGTAAGGTTAACAAATGTTCAGTAAGACTACTGTGTGTAAATTCTGTGTTTACACATAAAGGAAAGTTTTTGGTTTCCAGAAAAACCTAAGATATTGCTTGTTAGACCAGAATCTACTCTAAAATGTCTTGCTTGTCTACTTCCATACTAACTGGCTTCTTCTGTTTGCAGACCACAGTTCATGCTTATACTGCTACTCAGAAGACTGTGGATGGTCCCTCTGCAAAGGCTTGGCGTGATGGGAGGGGTGCCCACCAGAACATCATTCCAGCTTCTACTGGTGCTGCAAAAGCTGTGGGCAAGGTCATCCCTGAGCTTAATGGGTATGAACTTTTCCTTGGAGGCCACTGTACAGACTTTGTTCCTGTGTCTTTGTAACTATTGTAGCTGTAAGTCACCTACAATACACACGTTAACAAATATTGCTAATACTACTTAATTGTGGCCATGAGGAAGAGGGAGGAACATGTCACTGCTGGAATTCCACCCTTGAGGTATCTGCATTAGATCACCGGAGCACTGCTTCCCTGTTTCTGCTCTGCCTTTCTGATGACAGCCAAACACTTGGAGTGCTGCTAAAATAATGCGAGTGTCTTTGACTATCAATTGCATTAGTAGTCGTAGCAGAACAGTTGTGGACTTGTTGCATGACTTCCCAAGTTTTCCTATGAAGTGCATTACAGAGAATTTAGGTGGTGCTAAGAAGAATTTAATGTCCAGGTCCACTCaagtatatatataatttttgctCCTATTTAGTAATAATCCTCCAGGATCATTTCCCCCTTAATGACTAACCTCTTCTTTTAACAGGAGGCTCACTGGCATGGCATTCCGTGTGCCGGTATGTGATGTCTCGGTTGTTGACCTGACCTGCCGCCTCTCCAGGCCAGCCACCTATGCGCAGATCAAAGATGCTGTCAAGAAGGCATCTAAAGGGTCAATGGCTGGAATCCTGGGATATACAGAAGATGAGGTGAGTAGGGATAGTATTCTCAGTTCAGCAAGCTGTGAAGGGTGAGGAATCTCACAGGTACACCAGTTAATTAGTTGTAGGCAAAGTCtctctgattatacagccacaagagtggctatatactatagccagtgtggatttttcgcattccaaaatg of Rhineura floridana isolate rRhiFlo1 chromosome 15, rRhiFlo1.hap2, whole genome shotgun sequence contains these proteins:
- the GAPDHS gene encoding glyceraldehyde-3-phosphate dehydrogenase, testis-specific isoform X3; this encodes MAELNVGINGFGRIGRLVLRACVEKGIKVVAVNDPFIDLKYMVYMFKYDSTHGRFKGEVKAEDGKLVVNGSKISVFQCMKPTEIPWGDAGALYVVESTGVFLTVDKASAHLHGGAKRVVVSAPSPDAPMFVMGVNHEKYDPSSMNIVSNASCTTNCLAPLAKVIHDSFGIMEGLMTTVHAYTATQKTVDGPSAKAWRDGRGAHQNIIPASTGAAKAVGKVIPELNGRLTGMAFRVPVCDVSVVDLTCRLSRPATYAQIKDAVKKASKGSMAGILGYTEDEVVSTDFIGDQRSSIFDAGAGISLNDNFVKLISWYDNEYGYSCRVADLLKHMFSREHN
- the GAPDHS gene encoding glyceraldehyde-3-phosphate dehydrogenase, testis-specific isoform X2, producing the protein MNHHRSSSPPMEPGSTSVSVKVFRLEISEGSPPKISPEPVPPTPETEPPTPQPEPATPEPEPEAPPPPPPPPPPPKRMAELNVGINGFGRIGRLVLRACVEKGIKVVAVNDPFIDLKYMVYMFKYDSTHGRFKGEVKAEDGKLVVNGSKISVFQCMKPTEIPWGDAGALYVVESTGVFLTVDKASAHLHGGAKRVVVSAPSPDAPMFVMGVNHEKYDPSSMNIVSNASCTTNCLAPLAKVIHDSFGIMEGLMTTVHAYTATQKTVDGPSAKAWRDGRGAHQNIIPASTGAAKAVGKVIPELNGRLTGMAFRVPVCDVSVVDLTCRLSRPATYAQIKDAVKKASKGSMAGILGYTEDEVVSTDFIGDQRSSIFDAGAGISLNDNFVKLISWYDNEYGYSCRVADLLKHMFSREHN
- the GAPDHS gene encoding glyceraldehyde-3-phosphate dehydrogenase, testis-specific isoform X1, with the protein product MGYAQAAEAKSRLKSEDLVFLGRETVDRSASKMNHHRSSSPPMEPGSTSVSVKVFRLEISEGSPPKISPEPVPPTPETEPPTPQPEPATPEPEPEAPPPPPPPPPPPKRMAELNVGINGFGRIGRLVLRACVEKGIKVVAVNDPFIDLKYMVYMFKYDSTHGRFKGEVKAEDGKLVVNGSKISVFQCMKPTEIPWGDAGALYVVESTGVFLTVDKASAHLHGGAKRVVVSAPSPDAPMFVMGVNHEKYDPSSMNIVSNASCTTNCLAPLAKVIHDSFGIMEGLMTTVHAYTATQKTVDGPSAKAWRDGRGAHQNIIPASTGAAKAVGKVIPELNGRLTGMAFRVPVCDVSVVDLTCRLSRPATYAQIKDAVKKASKGSMAGILGYTEDEVVSTDFIGDQRSSIFDAGAGISLNDNFVKLISWYDNEYGYSCRVADLLKHMFSREHN